The following proteins are co-located in the Paludibaculum fermentans genome:
- a CDS encoding glycosyltransferase: MTDLKILPAQAAPTPRSLWIELTSKCALDCVFCSRKLRRGAGQHLPFPVFERLLRSLVDPRRLMLNYSGESTHYPDLIPAIQLARSTGAYVELVSVLTPLSEEMLPRLAASGLNRLTVSVHATDPALYFGIYRYGSFAALRSRLERFLAICSGLPNPPIVDLAFVAMDRNLAELTAVAELAHDLGLRDVMVFPIQRRDPIPETFTVELDPSGIAKPGFRARLDQQLAATQRARPEISLTLCNPLPGGDPPRLGQVPISYPWPLPAGGAIHSCEQNPWDTAHVLANGDVVACEVLDRKSLGNLLTQDIAEIWNGPLYREFRARYLRAEGAECRNCAWKTAYRPSEWHSAIHAERGGSAQLVHGWHDPEGQEHIWSTQRASAVLAPLRSSQSFHVSGLLPPGRDGQPNELAIQCNGRPVGVVSNPYDEIMPFGLDFSPVQPGLGPWVLDFRTTQIYRPSEHAAGSDQRDLGFAMVLLASKPHLDPDLYRRSRQFLAPVEEWIHRVDRFAQLAARALPARRTSARLEAQPGLTVVIPERGNPAGLAECLRSVGIAASLLSEPVQAVVVVNGTPPEAYAQLRSQAPEAQWLFHRRPLGFSRAVFAGLRAARHAWVYLLNSDAILEPEALAAAAAHRDANTFAIASQIILGDATRFREETNWCDISDDNGLVALADRIPHSAATVEGFYAGGGASLFQRRVLLDLLDFESYPDFYWEDVEWGWRARKLGYRILFSPDSIVHHEQGVTVKRYFTRDQIEAMWLRNQALFQLRNWVTAGTLEGVLDLLARAPEDVARSFTSPRMKWRIARGRWWSHRTALSDEEVLGSWRRYISTC, translated from the coding sequence ATGACGGATCTGAAGATTCTGCCGGCGCAGGCTGCTCCGACTCCGAGGTCGTTGTGGATCGAGCTCACGTCCAAGTGCGCCCTCGACTGCGTATTCTGCTCACGAAAACTGCGGCGCGGCGCCGGTCAGCATCTGCCCTTTCCCGTGTTCGAGAGGCTGCTGCGGTCCCTGGTGGATCCGCGCCGTCTGATGCTCAATTATTCCGGGGAATCCACTCATTACCCTGACCTGATTCCCGCAATTCAACTGGCTCGTTCCACCGGTGCGTATGTCGAATTGGTTTCGGTTCTCACGCCGCTTTCTGAGGAAATGCTGCCCCGCCTGGCAGCCAGCGGCTTGAACCGGTTGACCGTCTCCGTCCACGCGACCGATCCAGCGCTTTACTTCGGGATCTACCGCTACGGCTCCTTTGCCGCCTTGCGTTCCCGGCTCGAGCGCTTCCTCGCCATCTGCAGTGGGTTGCCCAACCCGCCCATCGTCGACCTGGCCTTCGTGGCCATGGATCGCAACCTCGCCGAACTCACCGCCGTCGCCGAACTGGCCCATGACCTGGGTCTGCGCGACGTCATGGTCTTCCCCATCCAGCGCCGCGATCCCATTCCTGAGACGTTCACCGTTGAACTGGATCCCTCCGGCATCGCGAAGCCAGGTTTCCGCGCCCGCCTCGACCAGCAGTTGGCAGCCACGCAAAGGGCACGGCCGGAGATCAGCCTGACGCTTTGCAATCCACTTCCCGGGGGTGATCCGCCGCGCCTCGGACAGGTCCCCATCTCTTATCCCTGGCCGTTGCCCGCCGGCGGGGCGATCCATAGCTGCGAACAGAATCCCTGGGACACGGCGCACGTGCTGGCCAACGGAGACGTGGTCGCCTGCGAGGTGTTGGACCGGAAGTCCCTGGGCAATCTGCTCACCCAGGACATCGCGGAGATCTGGAATGGTCCGCTCTACCGCGAGTTTCGCGCCCGTTACCTGCGCGCGGAAGGGGCCGAGTGCCGGAATTGCGCGTGGAAGACGGCCTACCGCCCTTCGGAATGGCACTCCGCGATTCACGCCGAACGCGGCGGCAGCGCGCAACTCGTCCACGGCTGGCACGATCCGGAAGGCCAGGAGCATATCTGGTCCACCCAGCGCGCTTCGGCCGTCCTCGCGCCGCTCCGTTCCTCGCAGTCCTTCCATGTGTCCGGTCTGCTTCCGCCGGGCCGCGACGGCCAGCCGAATGAACTGGCGATCCAGTGCAACGGCCGGCCGGTCGGCGTCGTCTCGAATCCGTATGACGAGATCATGCCGTTTGGCCTGGACTTCTCTCCTGTCCAGCCCGGCCTCGGTCCCTGGGTGCTCGATTTCCGTACCACCCAGATCTACCGGCCCAGCGAACACGCAGCGGGCAGCGATCAGCGCGACCTCGGGTTCGCCATGGTCCTGCTCGCCTCCAAGCCGCATCTCGACCCCGACCTCTATCGCAGGTCCCGTCAATTTCTGGCCCCCGTGGAAGAATGGATTCACCGCGTGGACCGGTTTGCGCAGCTGGCAGCCCGCGCGCTCCCAGCACGGAGGACATCCGCTCGTCTGGAAGCCCAACCCGGCCTCACCGTCGTCATTCCGGAACGCGGCAATCCCGCCGGACTCGCCGAATGCCTGCGCAGCGTCGGCATCGCAGCCTCTCTTCTCAGCGAGCCGGTGCAGGCCGTGGTGGTGGTGAACGGCACGCCGCCCGAAGCCTATGCCCAGCTTCGCTCTCAAGCTCCCGAAGCACAGTGGCTGTTTCACCGCCGGCCCCTGGGTTTCTCGCGGGCCGTCTTCGCTGGCCTGCGGGCGGCCCGGCACGCCTGGGTCTACCTCCTCAACAGCGATGCGATCCTGGAGCCCGAGGCGCTCGCCGCCGCCGCTGCCCACCGCGATGCCAACACCTTCGCCATCGCCTCGCAGATCATCCTCGGCGACGCCACCCGGTTCCGCGAAGAGACCAATTGGTGCGACATCAGCGACGACAATGGCCTGGTGGCCCTGGCTGACCGCATTCCCCACTCCGCCGCCACCGTGGAAGGGTTCTACGCCGGCGGAGGCGCCTCTCTCTTCCAGCGGCGCGTCCTCCTCGATCTGCTCGACTTCGAGTCCTACCCGGACTTTTATTGGGAAGACGTCGAATGGGGCTGGCGCGCCCGCAAGCTCGGCTACCGCATCCTGTTCAGTCCCGATTCCATCGTCCATCACGAGCAGGGCGTCACCGTGAAGCGCTACTTCACCCGCGACCAGATCGAGGCGATGTGGCTGCGCAACCAGGCTCTATTCCAGTTGAGAAACTGGGTGACTGCGGGCACACTCGAAGGCGTCCTGGACCTGCTGGCTCGCGCGCCGGAAGACGTGGCGCGGAGCTTCACCAGCCCGCGCATGAAGTGGCGGATTGCCCGCGGACGATGGTGGAGCCATCGCACCGCTCTCTCCGACGAGGAGGTTCTGGGTTCGTGGAGACGCTATATCTCGACCTGTTGA
- a CDS encoding PadR family transcriptional regulator, with protein sequence MGTTKKPSELLPGTLDLLILRALVPGEMHGYGIASRLKRVSDDVLQVGESSLYPALQRLLLNGWVKAEWGASENNRRARFYSLTAAGKKQLAAEREEFSRVIEAIQKVLNMA encoded by the coding sequence ATGGGAACGACAAAGAAACCCTCCGAGCTCCTGCCCGGGACCCTCGACCTGCTGATCCTGAGGGCGCTGGTGCCGGGTGAAATGCATGGTTATGGAATTGCTTCGCGCCTGAAGCGTGTATCCGACGATGTCCTGCAAGTGGGCGAAAGCTCGCTCTATCCGGCGTTGCAGCGGCTGCTGCTGAATGGCTGGGTGAAGGCGGAGTGGGGCGCGTCGGAGAACAATCGCAGGGCGCGATTTTACTCATTGACGGCCGCGGGCAAGAAGCAACTCGCGGCGGAGCGCGAAGAGTTCTCGCGCGTGATTGAGGCGATCCAGAAAGTCCTGAACATGGCATGA
- a CDS encoding ABC transporter permease, with product MNGSFQTLLTRAWNRLLFRWRRDRLEDELQEEISFHLAQIQSELHGAGLDQRSAWDQSRRQLGNLTLAKEECRGMWSFMGLERFVQDLRYAVRMYARTPVFTVISVVSLALGIGGNTAMFSLVNALLVRPLPYAQPEELVRITGTYPRAAVPMFRERSRAMQIAAVSIGSELNLAGQGPAIRVTGSSASPNFLSVLGASVARGRNFQAEEESPGRDNVVILSHSLWKSLFGGDPSTVGRMIRLNGVDREIVGIMPAGFSYPSTRVQLWIPMRLDSTNFVEYWGTEYMPLVARLRPGATISQAQGEVRRLVSELRGVFPFAMARDWNADSTAIPLQQDIIGNVRGKLIILLSAVGLVLLIACANVASLLLARATTRRKEMALRAALGASRGRIVRQLLTESVGLALTGAALGILVGAGGLSVFKALLPASLPGLAEAVIDWPIVAAISALALVTGLASGIAPALSAYEVNVTETIKTGSQRSTSGFWTRMRGVIIAGEVALTLVLLVSAGLMMRSLYKLSEVKPGFDPGRVLTVQISPNESLCAQRALCVALYDQLLQRSGEVAGVREAAIANSVPLDGQLPTIPVVVDGQPNTSDHPSDMLLLGAASAGYLELMRVPLLAGRYLMQSDGANSAGVAVLSAGAAQHFWPADHAIGKHIRPAGGKQWYTVVGVVGDVRHATLSKGLPDWVHGAIYLPYPQAVTEDGKLPAAMTLVAKVDTNDGRTRSELRQLAVALDPNVPVGQVHVLEEMVSGSISDFRSMMQVFLSFAGAAIVLAAVGIYGLMSYWVSQRTYEIGLRVAIGATRGQIVSMILAQGLRVSLYGVLGGILTAIALTRFLGTLLYGVAATDSLTFALVTALVLSVAVLAAAFPAWRAARIDPVKSLRAD from the coding sequence ATGAACGGCTCCTTCCAGACACTGCTCACCCGCGCCTGGAACCGGCTGTTGTTTCGATGGCGGCGCGACCGGCTTGAGGATGAATTGCAGGAAGAGATCTCATTTCATCTGGCCCAGATACAGTCGGAGCTTCACGGGGCCGGGCTGGACCAGAGATCGGCCTGGGACCAGAGCCGCCGGCAGCTTGGGAATCTCACATTGGCGAAGGAGGAATGCCGCGGCATGTGGAGCTTCATGGGTCTCGAGCGATTCGTGCAGGACTTGCGGTATGCGGTCCGCATGTACGCGCGCACACCGGTGTTTACGGTGATTTCCGTGGTCTCGCTGGCGCTCGGCATCGGCGGAAATACGGCCATGTTCAGCCTGGTGAATGCACTGCTGGTTCGCCCATTGCCGTACGCCCAACCGGAAGAGCTGGTTCGGATCACGGGAACGTATCCTCGCGCGGCAGTGCCCATGTTTCGGGAGCGGTCGCGGGCCATGCAGATTGCGGCGGTCAGCATCGGGTCGGAGCTCAACCTCGCGGGCCAGGGGCCGGCGATCCGGGTGACGGGCAGCAGCGCTTCTCCGAATTTTCTTTCCGTGCTGGGGGCATCGGTTGCCAGGGGGAGAAACTTCCAGGCGGAAGAGGAGTCACCGGGGCGGGACAACGTCGTCATCCTGAGCCACTCCCTCTGGAAGAGCCTGTTTGGAGGCGACCCATCGACGGTGGGCCGGATGATCCGATTGAACGGCGTCGACCGCGAGATTGTGGGCATCATGCCGGCGGGATTCAGCTACCCTTCCACCCGCGTCCAGCTATGGATCCCCATGCGGCTGGATTCCACGAACTTCGTGGAGTACTGGGGCACGGAATACATGCCGCTAGTGGCGCGCCTGCGCCCGGGCGCCACGATCAGCCAGGCCCAAGGAGAGGTCCGGAGGCTGGTCTCTGAACTGAGAGGCGTGTTTCCGTTCGCCATGGCGCGCGACTGGAATGCCGATTCGACAGCCATCCCGCTGCAGCAGGACATCATCGGCAATGTTCGCGGCAAGCTGATCATTCTGCTTTCGGCCGTGGGGCTCGTGTTGCTGATCGCCTGCGCCAATGTGGCCAGCCTGCTGCTGGCGCGGGCAACGACACGCCGCAAGGAGATGGCGCTGCGGGCCGCTTTGGGCGCCAGCCGCGGGCGGATCGTCCGGCAGTTGCTCACCGAGAGTGTCGGACTGGCACTAACAGGCGCGGCGCTGGGGATCCTGGTGGGCGCGGGCGGACTGAGTGTCTTCAAGGCATTGCTGCCGGCGTCGCTGCCGGGGTTGGCAGAGGCGGTGATCGATTGGCCAATCGTGGCCGCCATCAGTGCGCTGGCGCTGGTGACGGGCCTGGCGTCAGGCATCGCCCCCGCCTTGAGCGCCTACGAAGTCAACGTCACGGAGACGATCAAGACGGGGAGCCAGCGTTCCACCTCGGGCTTCTGGACGCGGATGAGAGGCGTGATCATCGCAGGCGAAGTCGCGCTGACGCTCGTGCTGCTGGTGAGTGCCGGGCTCATGATGCGGAGCCTCTACAAGCTGTCGGAGGTGAAACCGGGGTTTGATCCGGGGCGGGTACTGACGGTGCAGATCAGCCCCAATGAGTCCTTATGCGCGCAACGAGCGTTGTGCGTTGCGCTGTACGACCAACTGCTGCAGCGGTCGGGCGAAGTGGCCGGGGTGAGGGAAGCGGCTATTGCCAATTCGGTCCCCCTGGATGGGCAACTCCCCACGATTCCTGTTGTCGTGGACGGTCAACCCAACACGAGCGATCATCCCTCGGACATGCTTCTGCTGGGGGCTGCGAGCGCTGGTTATCTGGAGCTGATGCGCGTCCCGCTGCTGGCCGGGCGCTATCTGATGCAGTCTGACGGCGCGAATTCCGCGGGTGTGGCGGTCCTTTCCGCGGGCGCGGCGCAACATTTCTGGCCAGCGGACCACGCCATTGGCAAGCACATCAGGCCGGCGGGCGGCAAGCAGTGGTACACGGTGGTGGGCGTTGTGGGCGATGTGCGTCACGCGACGCTGAGCAAGGGGCTTCCAGATTGGGTCCACGGGGCGATCTACCTGCCCTACCCACAGGCGGTGACGGAGGACGGCAAGCTGCCGGCGGCGATGACGCTGGTGGCCAAGGTGGACACGAATGATGGCCGGACGCGATCCGAGCTCCGCCAACTGGCGGTGGCCCTGGACCCCAATGTGCCCGTGGGCCAGGTTCACGTCCTGGAAGAGATGGTCTCGGGATCGATATCGGACTTCCGTTCGATGATGCAGGTCTTCCTCAGTTTCGCGGGCGCGGCCATTGTGCTGGCCGCAGTGGGCATCTACGGCCTGATGTCCTATTGGGTGAGCCAGCGGACCTACGAGATCGGTTTGCGTGTGGCCATCGGCGCCACCCGAGGACAGATTGTTTCGATGATCCTGGCACAAGGGCTGAGAGTCTCGCTGTACGGCGTCCTGGGCGGAATCCTCACGGCGATCGCGCTTACCCGCTTCCTGGGCACATTGCTTTATGGGGTGGCGGCCACTGACTCGCTGACCTTCGCCCTGGTCACGGCACTCGTGCTGAGCGTGGCTGTGCTGGCCGCGGCGTTTCCGGCGTGGAGAGCGGCGCGGATCGATCCGGTGAAGTCGCTGCGAGCAGATTAA
- a CDS encoding ADOP family duplicated permease, whose product MTLPETILHDVRYGFRMLRRSPGTTLVTILVLAAGIGVSTAVFTGYKAMVARPLDAHAPEEMVNLGLKRDSAAPQYSFSYPDYEVLRDSLHCFNGLIAFRPAQLVYSAVSGVRKERAPSPGGALGQLGLLRQGVGSAETASVFMVSENYFRVLGVSMIQGRGFEAMGPAELAAAPPVLLSENYWQRRFGGDVAAIGKTIYLNGAAFTISGITPHNFVGTGVGAPAFWLPLSAEPLVHGDPQWLRNREEQPYRLFGRLAPGVSAAGARAEVNAAAEHLRSLHAPRSAWSKQASALVWPGSPFPLPLTEYGGLMLATILVLAAAGMVLVVASANVGSLQLARSRARENEMRTRLSLGASRSRLVRQLITESALIGVLAGALALLLTQAMLHQAAAMMANAVPGEYGGLVFDVAPDLEIFAFVCAISLIAGLLSGLAPAMEGSRFSLSSGSRGGTASARSRRLQDALVIAQVALSLVLVAAANTAIRSSVRSVSIDTGYETQQVLALSVQFPETLKYSAPQKRNLIEELRTRLAALPGVGGVTSARPPVDAGSRTIAATLEAAPTQSVLHYTRVEPNYFETLAIPFQRGGSFPQHGSRGVVLSESAAAALWPGQNPVGRSLRPGPVDDRRHELNDMVADGPAYTVLGVVRDTRAVEFHPTDSQRIYLSLPADELRNYPILVRTRTDPEQLVRAIDALLASVDPNLMADCSTLAQLQHQTAPFIVAALTALIASSIGLVALLLALLGIWSTVSYIVVLRTREVGIRMAMGAQRSDVLQLILKESVRPILGGLVAGGVLAAGGSYSARGVLYGMNGIDWLSLAVDSVGFLIIGLLACYPPAWRATRVDPQVALRHE is encoded by the coding sequence ATGACCTTACCTGAAACGATCCTCCACGATGTGCGGTACGGCTTCCGGATGCTGCGGCGCTCGCCCGGCACCACCCTCGTCACCATTCTTGTGCTGGCCGCGGGCATTGGAGTGAGTACGGCGGTCTTTACGGGGTACAAGGCGATGGTGGCGCGGCCGCTGGACGCCCATGCGCCCGAAGAGATGGTGAACCTGGGGTTGAAGCGGGACTCTGCCGCGCCGCAATACTCCTTCAGCTACCCCGATTACGAGGTACTGCGGGACTCGCTGCACTGCTTCAACGGCCTGATCGCGTTCCGGCCGGCGCAACTGGTGTATTCGGCGGTGAGCGGCGTCCGGAAGGAGCGGGCGCCCAGTCCGGGGGGCGCGTTAGGGCAGCTCGGACTGCTGCGGCAGGGCGTCGGGAGCGCCGAGACGGCCTCGGTTTTCATGGTTTCCGAGAATTACTTCCGCGTCCTGGGCGTCAGCATGATTCAGGGGCGAGGGTTCGAGGCGATGGGGCCGGCCGAACTGGCCGCGGCTCCACCGGTGCTGCTGAGCGAGAACTACTGGCAGAGACGGTTCGGCGGAGATGTGGCGGCCATTGGAAAGACCATCTACCTCAACGGGGCAGCCTTCACGATCAGCGGCATCACGCCGCATAATTTCGTGGGCACGGGCGTGGGGGCGCCCGCCTTCTGGCTGCCGCTGAGCGCCGAGCCGCTGGTGCATGGCGACCCGCAGTGGCTGCGCAATCGGGAAGAGCAGCCCTACCGGCTATTCGGACGACTGGCGCCGGGCGTAAGCGCAGCCGGGGCGCGGGCCGAAGTGAACGCCGCCGCCGAACACCTCCGTTCGTTGCATGCTCCGCGTTCGGCCTGGTCGAAACAAGCAAGCGCGCTCGTCTGGCCGGGCTCTCCGTTTCCGCTGCCGCTGACGGAGTATGGCGGGTTGATGCTGGCGACCATCCTCGTACTGGCGGCGGCCGGCATGGTGCTGGTGGTGGCCAGCGCCAACGTGGGGAGCCTGCAGTTGGCCCGTTCGCGGGCGCGGGAGAACGAGATGCGGACGCGCCTGTCGCTGGGCGCGAGCAGATCGCGGCTGGTGCGCCAGTTGATCACGGAGAGCGCCCTGATCGGGGTGCTGGCGGGCGCGCTGGCGCTGCTGCTGACGCAGGCGATGCTCCACCAGGCAGCGGCGATGATGGCCAACGCGGTGCCTGGCGAATACGGCGGGCTGGTGTTCGACGTCGCCCCGGATCTGGAGATCTTTGCCTTTGTTTGCGCGATTTCGCTGATAGCGGGGCTGCTGTCCGGGTTGGCGCCGGCCATGGAGGGTTCGCGCTTCAGCCTCAGCTCGGGTTCGCGAGGCGGAACGGCCTCAGCGCGGAGCCGCCGCCTGCAGGATGCGCTCGTGATCGCGCAGGTCGCGTTATCACTGGTCCTGGTCGCGGCCGCCAACACGGCGATCCGGAGCTCCGTCCGCTCCGTCTCGATCGACACCGGGTATGAGACCCAGCAGGTTCTCGCGCTGTCCGTGCAGTTCCCCGAGACCTTGAAGTACTCGGCTCCGCAGAAACGAAATCTCATTGAGGAGTTGCGCACGCGGCTGGCCGCGCTGCCGGGTGTAGGGGGCGTCACGAGCGCGCGGCCGCCTGTCGACGCCGGCTCGCGGACGATTGCCGCCACGCTGGAGGCCGCTCCGACCCAGTCTGTGCTGCACTACACGCGGGTCGAGCCGAACTACTTTGAAACGCTGGCGATCCCCTTCCAGCGCGGCGGCAGCTTCCCGCAGCATGGCTCGCGCGGGGTGGTGTTGAGCGAGTCCGCCGCAGCGGCACTATGGCCCGGCCAGAACCCGGTGGGCCGCAGCCTGCGTCCTGGCCCGGTGGATGACCGCCGTCACGAATTGAACGACATGGTGGCGGATGGCCCAGCGTATACGGTGCTGGGCGTGGTGCGCGACACGCGGGCGGTGGAGTTCCATCCGACCGACTCGCAACGCATCTACCTTTCTCTTCCAGCCGACGAGCTCAGGAATTATCCAATTCTGGTGCGGACGCGGACGGATCCGGAACAGTTGGTCCGCGCGATCGATGCCCTGCTGGCTTCCGTGGACCCGAACCTGATGGCGGACTGCTCGACCCTGGCACAGTTGCAGCACCAGACGGCCCCGTTCATCGTGGCGGCCCTGACCGCGCTGATCGCTTCCTCCATCGGGCTGGTTGCGCTGCTGTTGGCGCTGTTGGGGATCTGGAGCACGGTGAGTTACATCGTGGTGCTGCGCACGCGAGAGGTGGGGATCCGGATGGCGATGGGCGCCCAGAGGAGCGATGTGCTGCAACTGATCCTGAAGGAGAGCGTGCGGCCGATCCTGGGCGGGCTGGTGGCCGGGGGCGTGCTGGCGGCAGGGGGCTCTTATTCGGCGCGCGGGGTGCTGTACGGAATGAACGGCATCGACTGGTTGAGCCTGGCAGTGGACTCGGTGGGCTTCCTGATCATCGGGCTGCTGGCGTGCTACCCGCCGGCGTGGCGGGCGACGCGCGTGGATCCGCAGGTGGCGCTGCGGCATGAGTGA
- a CDS encoding ankyrin repeat domain-containing protein, protein MLQRIADGRTDLVFEHVAAGNSPASLADGHSLLQWCAYYGDVSAIRFLLANGEPLASLGDNFDLNGAAFHGHWRLCEYLIENGADVNQALPETGETPLHAALSKSNRWKYTPVVKLLLARGADPSRTTIPGRETGGFMRDCRTKGETALHRAAAFGNEEDIRSLLGAGAKVDALDANGDSPLSWASWYLRPGAVLGLLCYGPYRIRAERTKDTTCEPATGSMERDLLGRPHY, encoded by the coding sequence ATGCTGCAGCGCATCGCCGACGGCCGCACGGACCTGGTGTTTGAGCATGTCGCCGCGGGCAACTCACCCGCATCCCTGGCGGATGGGCATTCCCTCCTGCAGTGGTGTGCCTACTACGGCGACGTCAGCGCCATCCGCTTTCTCCTCGCGAATGGCGAGCCCCTTGCCTCGCTCGGCGACAACTTCGACCTGAATGGCGCCGCCTTTCACGGTCACTGGCGGCTCTGCGAATACCTCATCGAGAACGGAGCCGACGTCAATCAGGCACTGCCGGAGACGGGTGAAACCCCGCTGCATGCCGCCCTCTCGAAGTCCAACCGCTGGAAATACACGCCAGTTGTGAAACTCCTGCTGGCGCGCGGTGCTGATCCGAGCCGCACGACAATCCCGGGCCGCGAAACCGGCGGCTTCATGCGGGACTGCCGGACCAAAGGGGAAACAGCCCTGCACCGTGCGGCCGCCTTCGGCAACGAGGAGGACATCCGCAGCCTGCTGGGCGCCGGCGCCAAGGTCGACGCCTTGGACGCCAACGGAGATTCGCCCCTGTCCTGGGCGAGTTGGTACCTGCGGCCCGGCGCCGTGCTGGGGCTCCTATGCTACGGCCCCTATCGAATCCGCGCGGAACGCACGAAGGACACGACCTGCGAGCCGGCTACCGGCTCAATGGAACGGGATCTGCTCGGCCGCCCGCACTATTGA
- a CDS encoding PEP-CTERM sorting domain-containing protein, with product MIAFARIRPLCVLALLLLAATVASAQKKIKVNFDSTDNYTESDNVKGKAQKSGLTPAQKAIVIKKIQEEYDTALGGGKVKVEEGSGGDAEIIINGGRAPGKNQGKEYGDAGQPGKPGVVHEGEFKNNGFTGDELATAIGESAAHEAGHKFGLKHNKDNPPSKMTEGGKVTTPQRKADSRNFTPSDITTLKKSLGLASAEQKNSFMMADLGVYVGDPNGFLWTPDDTYLNAASSFFSSSITAQFGYITGTGEFVPVGGDQFTDTGMTFLYTAGADLAVQDGANLYTLEQGQGNFTLTSPNPFNPNVFLIADVFLGGGQYHIHLDATNAFDDPDYYTTGGFFTAPEPGTLLLLGSGLMLIFAARLRRK from the coding sequence ATGATCGCGTTTGCTCGTATCCGTCCACTTTGCGTCCTGGCTCTGTTGCTGCTGGCGGCAACGGTTGCCAGCGCGCAGAAAAAGATCAAGGTCAACTTTGATTCCACTGACAATTACACGGAGAGTGACAACGTCAAGGGAAAGGCCCAGAAGAGCGGCCTGACCCCCGCCCAGAAGGCGATTGTCATCAAGAAAATCCAGGAGGAGTACGACACCGCGCTGGGCGGTGGCAAGGTGAAGGTGGAGGAGGGTTCCGGAGGCGATGCCGAGATCATCATCAACGGCGGCAGGGCGCCCGGAAAGAATCAAGGCAAGGAGTACGGAGACGCGGGCCAGCCGGGCAAACCGGGGGTGGTCCACGAAGGAGAGTTCAAGAACAACGGCTTCACCGGTGATGAGCTGGCCACGGCGATTGGAGAAAGCGCGGCGCATGAAGCGGGCCACAAGTTCGGCCTGAAGCATAACAAGGACAACCCGCCCAGCAAGATGACCGAGGGCGGCAAGGTCACCACGCCGCAGCGCAAGGCGGACAGCCGCAACTTCACGCCCAGCGATATCACGACGTTGAAAAAGTCGCTGGGGCTTGCCAGTGCGGAGCAGAAGAACTCCTTCATGATGGCCGACCTGGGTGTCTACGTAGGGGATCCGAACGGATTCCTCTGGACGCCGGACGACACCTATCTGAATGCCGCCTCCTCCTTCTTCAGTTCCAGCATTACGGCGCAATTCGGCTATATCACCGGCACGGGCGAGTTTGTTCCAGTGGGCGGCGACCAGTTCACCGACACGGGGATGACCTTCCTCTACACCGCGGGCGCGGATCTGGCCGTGCAGGATGGCGCGAACCTCTACACGCTGGAACAGGGCCAGGGCAACTTCACGTTGACGAGCCCGAACCCATTCAACCCCAACGTCTTCCTGATCGCCGATGTGTTCCTGGGTGGCGGGCAGTACCACATCCATCTCGATGCCACGAACGCATTCGACGACCCGGACTACTACACCACAGGCGGCTTCTTCACGGCTCCTGAGCCGGGCACGCTGCTGCTGCTTGGCTCGGGCCTGATGCTGATCTTTGCCGCCCGTCTGCGCAGAAAGTGA